The Streptomyces vinaceus genome contains the following window.
GCTTGATGCGGTACTCCGTGGTGCCCTCGTGGCGCAGCATGTACGACTGCGCCGTGAGCGGGGGCAGCGGGCCGGAGCGGCGCAGCACGAGGTCGGCGTCCAGCAGGAGCAGGTAGTCGGCCTTGCCGCGGGCATGCGCGATGTTGAGGCTGCGGTTGTGCCCGAAGTCGGTCCAGGGTTCCTCATGGAGCTCGCCGGGGATCCCGTGCAAGGCGCTGCGGATCAGTTCCTGGGTGCCGTCGGTGGATCCGGTGTCGGAGATGACCCAGGTGTCGATGAGGTCCCGTACCGAGTCGAGGCAGCGCTCGATGACGGCGGATTCGTTCTTCACGATCATGCAGAGGCAGATGGTCGGTTTCACGGCGGCTGACCCTAGGGACGGGGGCGGGCGGGCCGTCGGCGCCGCGCCGGGGCGCGGCCCGGGTGGCTCCCTCCTGCACCGCCAAGTGGCTGCGCGCGCTGGTCCGATTTGCTGACAGGCGGGCGAGGCGAAGTGGCTTCCGGGACATGGAACTTCAGGATGACCCGCGGGTCCGGTCATCTGGCCGGACTTCGAGCGATCATTCGATCCGGTGCGTGCGAGGAGCGGTACATGAGTTCTGAGGACAGGGCCCGATCCATCCTGGGGCCCCTGCCCCGAAGGGCCGGCTGGCTGGCGGGAGGCACCTTCGCCTCCGTCGCGCTGGTTCTGGCGAGCATCGCGGCTCCGGCCGCGGCCGGGGCTCCGCAGCCTGCGGGGACCGTCGTGGCCGGCGGTGGCGACCACTGCGGGCCGCGCGCCAAGAAGGCGATGGACCCGGCGGTCGGCCAGCCCTCGGGCGGTGGCGACAAGTGCAAGGCCGGCCCGACCGGGCCGCGGGGCCCCAAGGGCCACCCCGGGGCGACGGGCCCGACGGGCCCGACCGGTCCCACCGGACCGACGGGCGCGACCGGTTCCACGGGCCCCACCGGCCCGGGGACCGGTGTAACCGGCCCCACCGGTCCGACCGGTCCCACCGGCGACACGGGCCTGACCGGCGCGACGGGCTCCACCGGTCCCACGGGTCCGACCGGTCCGACGGGCCCCACCGGCGCGACGGGTACCCAGGGCGCGAGCGGCCAGTGCTTCGACGTGGACTCGATCCGGCCCGCTGCCTCTCGCGAGGTCAAGGCGGTCCTCTCCGACACCATCACCTACGCGGGCATCCGCGACCTCACGCCCTCGCCGACCAACTGGCGCTGGTACGACCTGACCGACACCGGCGAGACGTACCCGACCGACGCGTGTGCGGTATCGGTCTCGTCCCAGGCCAACATCGTCAACATCGAGGTCCTGACCACCGGGGGTGACATCTACGAGACCTCCTGCACCATCAACCCCGGCAGCCCGGACTCTCTCTCCTGCACAGAGGTGTGGGCGCCTGCGAACCCCCAGCCGACCCCTGGCTCGACCGGCGTCGTGACGCCTCTGATGCGGTTCTCGCACCAGCTGACCAAGGAGGACCTGAACCTGCGCCCCAAGGAGATCAAGTAACGGCAGCCCAGGCCGCCGTCACTGCGAGCCGCCGTCCGGGCTCGTGAAGTCCGGGCTCGTGAAGTCCGGCGGGGTGTAGCCGGGTCGGGGACCCTGTGAAGGGGAACCCGGGCTGGTGAAGTCGGGCCGGGTGTATCCCAGGTTGGGGATGCGCCCGGCCTTCGGCGTGTGCGGGGCCGGATACGCCGGCCCCGCGCTCGGATCGGCCAGCGCGTCCCGCAGGAACGGCAGGATGCCCCGCTCCAGCAGGGCTCGGCGCCAGGCCTCGCGGGCCCGCGCCACCTCGTCGGGTATCGCCTCGGCCCCGTCCTCGGCCACCACTTCGGTCGCCCGGTTGCGGACGGCCGTCACCAGCAGGGCTATCACCGCGAACAGCAGCGAGACCACGGTCAGCGCGCCGAACAGCCAACCGGCCGTCAGCATCGTGTCCGCGAAGGCCGGTTCGGGCTCGATCGCCTTCAGGATGTAGCCCACCAGCAGGAATATCAGCATCGCGGTGCCCGCCAGGACGGGTGCGAGCACGGCGACCACGGCACTGACACCCGCGCCGTCCTCGCCCTCGCCCTCCGACCCGGCACCCTGGTCCCCGGCCGAACCGGGGGTGGACAGCACCTCGTCGCGCCGTTCTCCGCGGAGCTTCACGTAGTGGTCGTACTCGGCCGCGGCCGCCGTCGTCAGCAGCGCGCTGGCCCCGATGGCCATCGTGCGCAGCTGCTCGGCGTTCAGGCGCTCACCGAGGGCGGCGAGCTCGGGCCGTTCGTGCGCGGTGCGCAGCGCCTCGTCGAGGAGCCGATCGAACTCGGGTCGGTCTTCGGTCAGCAGGTGCGGAGCGCTGTTCATGTGCATCCCCCGATGCTCCGTAGGGACCGGTTTGCCCGCGTAGACCCGGGCGCCGGCACAAACGGAGGAGAGCCTGCTACGGATAGGGCGATGGTAGAGCGCCCATGCCACGCCGTGACAGGGGCTTTCCCGAAATTACCCCCCTTCTGATAACCGTCAGTCGTTCAGGGGGAGTTGCACCACCAGCAGTTTGCCGGCCATCGTGACCCCGCCGTCCATCGCGATGGCGAGCCCCTCCGCGTACACGTGCGGCCCGTTCACGGCTTCCGGACCGCGCGACGCGTCGCCGTCCTCGGTACCCACCTCGCCCAGCAGGTACGGGATCGGGCTGTGCCCGTGCACCACGCGGCCACCGCCGTAGGTGTCGAGGAGTTCGCGTACGGCCTGGGGGCCGGTCTCCTCGTCGCGGAACGCGAACCGCTTGGTGAACTTGCGGAACAGGTCCCAGGTGATGTCGGCGTCGTTGCGGTTGAGCAGCTCGTGGATGGTGTCGTTGACGTCCTCGACGGAATCGCCGTAGTCGAGGTACGCGGTGGTGTCGGAGTGGAGCAGCAGGTGCCCGTCCTCCAGCACGGCCGCGTCCAGGCGCTGCATCCACTGCAGGTGCACGTCCTCCAGGCGCTCCATGTCGGTGCGCTGGCCGCCGTTGAGGAGCCAGGCGGCCTGGAAGGTGGCGGTGCCGGCGCCCGAGGCGACCGGGGTGTCGCCGAACCGCTTGGCGCCGATCAGCAGCAGCTCGTGGTTGCCCATGAGGGCCTTGCAGTAGCCGCCGGCGGCGGCGGCCTCGGCGGACAGCCGCATCACGAGGTCGATGACGCCGATGCCGTCGGGGCCGCGGTCGGTGAAGTCGCCGAGGAACCAGATGCGTGCGTTGCCGGCCGACCAGCGGCGGTCGGCGTCGATGAGGCCCTGCGCCTGGAGCTCGTGGACGAGCTCGTCCAGATAGCCGTGGACGTCGCCGACGACGTACAGCGGTCCGGGGCCGGAGGCCGGGGACTCCTGGGGTACGTACTGGACCTGGACGGTGTCGCCCGGTCCGCCGCGGCCGATGACCGGCAGATCGCGCTGGGTCGGCGTGTAGCCCTCGTCGTAGTCCTCGCCCGTCCCGTCCCCGTCGGCCGGGGCGGGTCCGTCGGAGGCGGGAGCCTGGCCCACGGGCGGCTGCGGGGGTCCGGCGGGCTGGGGCGGCACGGAGGGCTGAGGGGGCAGCGGTGCGCCCTCCCCGTAGTACGCGGGGTACTCGCCGTACACCGGGGCTTCTTCGGGAAGCGCGCCGGGCACGCCGTACGGGACGGGCTCGGCGACCGGAACCCGGAAGTCCCGCAGCGTCTCCGTCCGCATAGCGGGTCCCTGACCGGCCCCCTGAGTCATCGACCCCTCCACCACCGTCGCGCTGCCGTACACCTGCGGACCCTCCTGGCCTCCTGGGCGGAGGGTCCGTGATGTCGTGCGCCCATCATAGGAATGCGGCTCGCGCTCTGTGACGCACCAGGGGTGGTGAATCCTGGGCGGAACCAATAGTTCCTGCCGCTTTCTCCCGAAATGGGTGTTGCGGAAATCCCCGGCGGGACCTTCAGCCCCGCCGGTATCACGCCGCGGCGGTCAGTCCTTGGCCGGCGAACGGGGCGGGCTGACGGTCGTCCGGGGCTGCCTGCGCTGTGAGGAAGTGCGGACGATCAGCTCGGTCGGGACGACCTGTTCGACCGGGCGGCCGGTGTCCACCCCCTCGATGGCGTCGATCAGGAGCTGTACGACGGCCGTGCCGATGCGGCGCGGTTTGAGGGAGAGGGTGGTGATGGGCGGTTCGGTGTTGGCGTACACGGTGGACTCGCTGCAGCAGACGAGCAGCAGGTCCTCGGGAACGCGCAGGCCGTACCGGCGGGCGGCGGCGAGCAGATCGGTCCCGTTGGGGTCGAAGAGCCCGTAGACGGCGTCGGGCCGGTCGGGCCGGGCGAGCAGCCGGTCCGCGGCGACGGCGCCCGCGCACGGGTCGTGGGCGGGGTAGGACTCGTAGACGGGGTCCTGGCCGACGCGCTCGCACCAGTTGAGGTAGGCGGTGGTCGACAACCGGGTGTAGGTGTCCGTGGTGGTGCCGGTCAGCAGACCGATCCGGCGGGCGCCGGCGGCGGCGAGGTGGTCGAGCAGGTTGAGTACGGCGGCCTCGTGGTCGTTGTCGACCCAGGCGGTGACGGGGAGGGAGCCCGCCGGACGGCCGTCGGAGACGACGGGGAGTCCCTGTCGGACCAGTTCGCTGACGACGGGATCGTGGTCGGAGGGGTCGATGACGACGGTGCCGTCGAGGGCCACGTTGGACCACACGTCGTGTCGGGATGTGGCGGGGAGGATGACCAGGGCGTAGCCGCGGGCGAGCGCGGCGGAGGTGGCGGCCCTGGCCATCTCGGCGAAGTACGCGAATTCGGTGAAGGTGAAAGGTTCATCCCCGTACGTGGTCACGGTCAGGCCGATGAGGCCCGACTTGCCCGTACGGAGGGTGCGGGCCGCGGCGGAAGGGCGGTAGCCCAGCCGGTCGGCGACCTCGCGAACGTGGCGGCGGGTGGCGTCCGGCAGCCGTCCCTTGCCATTGAGCGCGTCGGAGACGGTCGTGATCGAGACGCCCGCCGCGGCGGCCACGTCCCTGATGCCGGCCCGGCCCTGTCGGCCGGCGGCCCGCCGGGTGGTCTCGGTCCGGCTCACCTGATGCTTCCCTGCTGCTGTCATGGCGAGCCGATAGTAGGGCTCGGCGGGGTGGGTGGTCCGGGTGCATATGCACGCGTTGACAGGCACGATTCTGCACGGTTCGCCACCCCCAATGACCTTGGAAATGAAGGAATTTAAGCGCAGCGAGTGAGCAGGGTGCTTGTCGGCGGGTACGGGCATGCCAAAGCGGTGTGATCTCGGGACGGTCTCAACTCACCTGTACGAGGGATGCGCGCCACGGCGCGGGCCACCGGCGCACGCATATATGCGTGCGCTCCCCCGCAATCCCGGCGCCGCCCATTTTCGGGAGGGCGGAATCCTCATAAGGTGAGCAGTATTGAGTCGACGGCGACGTCGTACGGGACGGTCGAGGAGGACCTGCGGTGAGCGAGAAGAGCCCGAAGCTGCGCGCCGAGCTGGACGGCATTCCCACCTACAAGCCCGGGAAGCCCGCTGCCGCGGGCGGTCCGGTCGCGTACAAGCTGTCCTCGAACGAGAACCCGTACCCGCCGCTGTCCGGGGTGCTGGAGACCGCGGTCGCTGCGGCCGGACAGTTCAACCGCTACCCCGACATGGCCTGCACGGGCCTGGTCAACGAGCTCGCCGAGCGGTTCGGGGTCCCGGTCGAGCACATCGCCACCGGCACGGGCTCCGTGGGCGTGGCCCAGTCGCTGATCCAGTCGACGGCCGGCCCGGGCGACGAGGTCATCTACGCCTGGCGCTCCTTCGAGGCGTACCCGATCATCACGCAGATCTCGGGTGCCACGTCCGTGCAGGTCCCGCTGACCGAGGGGGACGTGCACGACCTCGACGCGATGTTCGACGCGATCACCGAGCGGACCCGACTGATCTTCGTCTGCAACCCCAACAACCCGACCGGCACCGCGGTGCGCCGCGCCGAGCTGGAGCGGTTCCTGGACCGCGTGCCCTCCGACATCCTGGTGGTGCTGGACGAGGCCTACCGCGAGTTCGTCCGCGACACGGAGGTCCCGGACGGCATCGAGCTCTACCGCAGCCGTCCGAACGTCTGCGTGCTGCGGACGTTCTCCAAGGCGTACGGGCTCGCCGGCCTGCGCGTGGGCTTCGCGGTGGCACACGAGCCGGTCGCCGCGGCCCTGCGCAAGACGGCTGTGCCGTTCGGCGTCAGCCAGCTCGCCCAGGACGCGGCGGTCGCCTCGCTGCGGGCCGAGGACGAGCTGATGGGCCGGGTCGGGGCACTGGTGGGCGAGCGCGCACGGGTCCACAAGACGCTGCTCGGGCAGGGCTGGACCGTGCCGGACACCCAGGCGAACTTCGTGTGGATGCGGCTGGGGGAGCGGACCGCCGATTTCGCGGCGGCCTGCGAGAAGGCCGGTGTGGTGGTCCGGCCCTTCGCGGGCGAGGGCCTGCGGGTCACGATCGGTGAGTCCGAGGCGAACGACATCTTCCTGCACACGGCCGAGGCCTTCTTCAAGGAGATGTAGGGCGCTGAGCGGCTGGCGGCTACGCCAGCTCCACGCGGATCGGATCGCCGTCGCGGACGGTGGACAGCAGGCGGGGGTCGCCCTCGAACGAGCCGAGCACATTGCACGGGCTCGCCAGGCGGCTCTCGCCTGCGCGCGATATGGGGGTCGGGCCGTAGGGCAGCGCGAGTGCGTCGCCCTCGGTCCAGAACGCGACCGTGCCCGGCTCGACGACCTGCCGGGCGTCGTGTTCCAGCGCCACCGAGACGCCGGTGTCGAAGTAGACCTCCTCGCCCCAGGTATGGGCGGAGGCGGAGATCGGGAGGGCCTCGGCCAGCGCCTTGCTGGTCGGGGTCTCGTCAAGGGTTGCCGTGAGCTGGCCCGCGGGCCAGGAGATACGAATCCTCATGGTCGGCATTCAACAATCTGTTGAATGTATTGGCTAGGGGGACCCCGGCTGAAACGCGCCGAAGCCGGTACGACATAATGCTTGTGAATGTGAACGCGTTCACAAGCGTGTCCTGGTTCATCCCGTATTGGGTAGGGCATGCCAGGCAAACTGCGGCAGTGACCACGGCGCACCGAAGGAGACGACGACGTGGACGTAGCTTTGGCGCCAGAGACGTTGGCGCGATGGCAGTTCGGCATCACCACCGTCTACCACTTCCTCTTCGTTCCCCTGACGATCTCGCTCGCCGCGCTCACGGCAGGCCTTCAGACCGCCTGGGTGCGTTCGGGGAAAGAGAAGTACCTCAGAGCCACCAAGTTCTGGGGCAAGCTCTTCTTGATCAATATCGCCATGGGTGTCGTCACGGGCATCGTGCAGGAGTTCCAGTTCGGTATGAACTGGTCCGACTACTCGCGCTTCGTCGGTGACATCTTCGGGGCGCCGCTGGCCTTCGAGGCGCTGATCGCCTTCTTCTTCGAGTCGACCTTCATCGGCCTGTGGATCTTCGGCTGGGACAAGCTGCCGAAGAAGATCCACCTGGCCTGCATCTGGATGGTCTCGATCGGCACCATCCTCTCCGCGTACTTCATCCTCGCGGCCAATTCCTGGATGCAGCACCCGGTCGGCTACCGGATCAACGAGGAGCGGGGCCGGGCCGAGCTCACCGACTTCTGGCTGGTCCTCACCCAGAACACCGCGCTCACCCAGTTCTTCCACACCATCACGGCCGCCTTCCTGGTCGGCGGCGCCTTCATGGTCGGCATCTCCGCCTTCCACCTGGCCCGCAAGAAGCACGTTCCCGTGATGCGGACCTCGCTGCGGCTCGGCCTGATCACGCTGATCATCGCCGGCATGGGCACCGCCATCAGCGGTGACCTGCTCGGCAAGGTGATGTTCAAGCAGCAGCCGATGAAGATGGCAGCCGCCGAGGCGCTCTGGGACGGCGAGGCGCCCGCGCCCTTCTCCGTCTTCGCCTACGGAGACGTGGAAAAGGGCCACAACAAGGTCGCCATAGAGATCCCGGGCCTGCTGTCCTTCCTGGCCAACGACGACTTCACCTCCTTCGTCCCCGGCATCAACGACGTCAACAAGGCCGAACAGGAGAAGTTCGGGCCCGGCGACTACCGGCCCAACATCCCCGTGGCCTACTGGGGCTTCCGCTGGATGATCGGCTTCGGCATGGCCTCGCTCGCCGTCGGCGTGCTGGGGCTCTGGCTCACCCGGAAGAAGTTCATGCTGCCCCCGGGGCTGCGCACCGGCGAGGACGAGGTCCCGCACCTGGTCCTCTTCAAGAAGGTGCTCAGTCCCCGCTTCGCCACCTGGTACTGGATCGTCGCCCTCTGGACCATGGGCTTCCCGCTCATCGCCAACTCCTGGGGCTGGATCTTCACCGAGATGGGCCGCCAGCCCTGGGTGGTCTACGGGGTCCTGCGCACCCGGGACGCGGTCTCGCCCCACGTCTCCCAGGCCGAGGTACTCACCTCGATGATCGGGTTCACGCTCCTGTACGCCGTGCTCGCGGTGATCGAGGTCCGGCTCCTCGTGAAGTACGTGAAGCTCGGCCCGCCCGAGCTGACCGAGGCCGACCTCAACCCGCCCACCAAGATCGGCGGGGACGACAAGAACCCCGACCGGCCGATGGCCTTCTCCTACTGAGGCTGAGGGGACCACACCATGCAACTCCATGACGTCTGGTTCGTGCTCATCGCCGTCCTGTGGACCGGCTACTTCTTCCTGGAGGGCTTCGACTTCGGAGTCGGTGTCCTGACCAAGCTCCTCGCCCGCGACCGCACCGAGAAGCGGGTCCTGATCAACACGATCGGGCCCGTGTGGGACGGCAACGAGGTCTGGCTGCTCACCGCCGGCGGTGCCACGTTCGCCGCCTTCCCGGAGTGGTACGCCACCCTCTTCTCGGGGTTCTACCTGCCGCTGCTTCTCATCCTGGTCTGCCTGATCATCCGAGGCGTCGCCTTCGAGTACCGGCACAAGCGGGACGAGGACCGGTGGCAGACCAACTGGGAACACGCCATCTTCTGGACCTCGCTGATCCCCGCGTTCCTGTGGGGCGTGGCCTTCGCCAACATCGTGCGCGGCGTGAAGATCGACGAGGACATGAACTACGTCGGCAGCCTTTTCGACCTGCTCAACGTCTACTCCCTGCTCGGCGGCCTCGTCACCCTCACCCTCTTCACCTTCCACGGGGCGGTGTTCACCTCCCTCAAGACGGTCGGGGACATACGGGAGCGCTCGCGGACGCTGGCGACCCGGCTGGGTGTGCTCACCGCCGTACTGGCCCTCGTCTTCCTGATCTGGACGCAGGTCTCGCACGGTGACGCCAAGAGCCTGATCGCCATGGTCGTCGCCGTCGTGGCCCTGGTCGGGGCCTTGGGCTTCAACCTCGCGGGCCGCGAGGGCTGGTCGTTCGCCCTGTCAGGGGTCACCATCGCGGCCGCGGTCGCGATGCTCTTCCTGACGCTCTTCCCGAACGTGATGCCGTCCTCGCTGAACGAGGCCTGGAACCTCACGGTCACCAACGCCTCGTCCAGCCCGTACACGTTGAAGATCATGACCTGGTGCGCGGGAGTGGCCACGCCGCTCGTCCTGCTCTACCAGGGATGGACGTACTGGGTGTTCCGCAAGCGGATCGGTACGCAGCACATCGCTGACGCGCACTGACCCCGACCCTGCTGCCCGACCCTGCTCTGGGGGATGTTTCACGTGAAACCGATCGACCCGCGCCTGCTCCGGTACGCCCGCTCCACCCGCCTCTTCCTCGCGGCCGTGGTGGCCCTCGGACTTGTCGGGGCGGGCCTGGTCGTCGGTCAGGCGATGCTGATCGCCGAGATCGTGGTCGGTGCCTTCGAGCGGGGCCTGGACGGTGAGGCGCTGCGGACCCCGCTGCTGCTGCTCGCGGCGGTCGCGCTGGGCCGCGGGCTGCTGGCCTGGCTCACGGAACTGGCCGCCCACCGGGCCAGCGCGGCGGTCAAATCGCAGCTGCGGGGCCGACTGCTGGACCGGGCCGCGGAGCTGGGGCCCGGCCGGCTGGGCGGACACCCGGTCGGGTCGCTGGTGGCGTTGGCCACCCGGGGCGTGGACGCCCTCGACGACTACTTCTCCCGCTACCTCCCCCAGCTGGGGCTCGCGGTGGTCGTCCCGGTGGCGGTCCTCGCCCGTATCGTCACCGAGGACTGGGTCTCGGCGGCCATCATCGTCGTCACGCTGCCGCTCATCCCCCTGTTCATGGTGCTGATCGGCATGGCCACCCAGTCCCGCATGGACCGCCAGTGGCGGCTGCTGTCCCGGCTGTCGGGGCACTTCCTGGACGTCGTGGCCGGACTGCCGACGCTGAAGGTCTTCGGCCGGGCCAAGGCCCAGGCCGAGTCGATCCGCAAGATCACCGACGACTACCGCCAGGCGACGGTGCGGACCCTGCGCATCGCCTTCCTCTCCTCCTTCGCGCTGGAACTGCTGGCCACCCTGTCGGTGGCGCTGGTCGCCGTGACCATCGGGATGCGGCTGGTCCACGGGGAGCTCGACCTGTACACGGGGCTGGTCATCCTGATCCTGGCGCCCGAGGCGTACCTGCCGCTGCGCCAGGTCGGGGCGCAGTACCACGCGGCCGCCGAGGGGCTGTCGGCCGCGGAGGAGATCTTCAAGGTGCTCCAGACGCCGGTCGCCGCTTGCGGCGGGGTGGCTCCGGTGCCGGCCGCGGAGCTGCGGATCGAGATCGACGGGGTCGCGGTCCGTTACGAGGGCCGGGGTGAGGATTCGCCGGGAGCGGTCTCACTGGCCGTCGGGCCCGGCGAGTGCGTCGCGCTCACCGGGCCGAGCGGAGCGGGCAAGTCCACCCTGCTCCAAGTGCTGCTGGGCTTCGTCGAGCCGACCGCGGGGCGGGTGCGGATCGGGGGCGTGGACCTCGCCTCTCTCTCGCTCGAACAGTGGCGGGAGCAGATCGCGTGGGTTCCGCAGCGGCCGCACCTGTTCGCGGGGACGATCGCCCAGAACGTACGGCTGGCCCGGCCGGACGCGTCCGCTGAGGCGGTGGCGGAGGCACTGAAGGACGCCGGGGCATGGGAGTTCGTGGCCGCGCTGCCGCGCGGTGTCGAGACGGAGCTCGGGGAAGGCGGGGTCGGGCTGTCCGCCGGACAGCGCCAGCGGCTGGCACTGGCGCGGGCGTTCCTCGCGGACCGGCCGGTGCTGCTGCTCGACGAGCCGACCGCGGCCCTCGACGGGGA
Protein-coding sequences here:
- the cydB gene encoding cytochrome d ubiquinol oxidase subunit II, with product MQLHDVWFVLIAVLWTGYFFLEGFDFGVGVLTKLLARDRTEKRVLINTIGPVWDGNEVWLLTAGGATFAAFPEWYATLFSGFYLPLLLILVCLIIRGVAFEYRHKRDEDRWQTNWEHAIFWTSLIPAFLWGVAFANIVRGVKIDEDMNYVGSLFDLLNVYSLLGGLVTLTLFTFHGAVFTSLKTVGDIRERSRTLATRLGVLTAVLALVFLIWTQVSHGDAKSLIAMVVAVVALVGALGFNLAGREGWSFALSGVTIAAAVAMLFLTLFPNVMPSSLNEAWNLTVTNASSSPYTLKIMTWCAGVATPLVLLYQGWTYWVFRKRIGTQHIADAH
- the hisC gene encoding histidinol-phosphate transaminase, which encodes MSEKSPKLRAELDGIPTYKPGKPAAAGGPVAYKLSSNENPYPPLSGVLETAVAAAGQFNRYPDMACTGLVNELAERFGVPVEHIATGTGSVGVAQSLIQSTAGPGDEVIYAWRSFEAYPIITQISGATSVQVPLTEGDVHDLDAMFDAITERTRLIFVCNPNNPTGTAVRRAELERFLDRVPSDILVVLDEAYREFVRDTEVPDGIELYRSRPNVCVLRTFSKAYGLAGLRVGFAVAHEPVAAALRKTAVPFGVSQLAQDAAVASLRAEDELMGRVGALVGERARVHKTLLGQGWTVPDTQANFVWMRLGERTADFAAACEKAGVVVRPFAGEGLRVTIGESEANDIFLHTAEAFFKEM
- a CDS encoding cyclophilin-like fold protein codes for the protein MRIRISWPAGQLTATLDETPTSKALAEALPISASAHTWGEEVYFDTGVSVALEHDARQVVEPGTVAFWTEGDALALPYGPTPISRAGESRLASPCNVLGSFEGDPRLLSTVRDGDPIRVELA
- a CDS encoding cytochrome ubiquinol oxidase subunit I, producing MDVALAPETLARWQFGITTVYHFLFVPLTISLAALTAGLQTAWVRSGKEKYLRATKFWGKLFLINIAMGVVTGIVQEFQFGMNWSDYSRFVGDIFGAPLAFEALIAFFFESTFIGLWIFGWDKLPKKIHLACIWMVSIGTILSAYFILAANSWMQHPVGYRINEERGRAELTDFWLVLTQNTALTQFFHTITAAFLVGGAFMVGISAFHLARKKHVPVMRTSLRLGLITLIIAGMGTAISGDLLGKVMFKQQPMKMAAAEALWDGEAPAPFSVFAYGDVEKGHNKVAIEIPGLLSFLANDDFTSFVPGINDVNKAEQEKFGPGDYRPNIPVAYWGFRWMIGFGMASLAVGVLGLWLTRKKFMLPPGLRTGEDEVPHLVLFKKVLSPRFATWYWIVALWTMGFPLIANSWGWIFTEMGRQPWVVYGVLRTRDAVSPHVSQAEVLTSMIGFTLLYAVLAVIEVRLLVKYVKLGPPELTEADLNPPTKIGGDDKNPDRPMAFSY
- a CDS encoding metallophosphoesterase, with translation MTQGAGQGPAMRTETLRDFRVPVAEPVPYGVPGALPEEAPVYGEYPAYYGEGAPLPPQPSVPPQPAGPPQPPVGQAPASDGPAPADGDGTGEDYDEGYTPTQRDLPVIGRGGPGDTVQVQYVPQESPASGPGPLYVVGDVHGYLDELVHELQAQGLIDADRRWSAGNARIWFLGDFTDRGPDGIGVIDLVMRLSAEAAAAGGYCKALMGNHELLLIGAKRFGDTPVASGAGTATFQAAWLLNGGQRTDMERLEDVHLQWMQRLDAAVLEDGHLLLHSDTTAYLDYGDSVEDVNDTIHELLNRNDADITWDLFRKFTKRFAFRDEETGPQAVRELLDTYGGGRVVHGHSPIPYLLGEVGTEDGDASRGPEAVNGPHVYAEGLAIAMDGGVTMAGKLLVVQLPLND
- a CDS encoding LacI family DNA-binding transcriptional regulator; the protein is MTAAGKHQVSRTETTRRAAGRQGRAGIRDVAAAAGVSITTVSDALNGKGRLPDATRRHVREVADRLGYRPSAAARTLRTGKSGLIGLTVTTYGDEPFTFTEFAYFAEMARAATSAALARGYALVILPATSRHDVWSNVALDGTVVIDPSDHDPVVSELVRQGLPVVSDGRPAGSLPVTAWVDNDHEAAVLNLLDHLAAAGARRIGLLTGTTTDTYTRLSTTAYLNWCERVGQDPVYESYPAHDPCAGAVAADRLLARPDRPDAVYGLFDPNGTDLLAAARRYGLRVPEDLLLVCCSESTVYANTEPPITTLSLKPRRIGTAVVQLLIDAIEGVDTGRPVEQVVPTELIVRTSSQRRQPRTTVSPPRSPAKD